The region CTACTTCCATGCCTAAATTTCTAGCTTTTAGCAGGTCAAATTCTCCCTTTTTTATAGGAGTATCAAGCACGCTAAAGCTATCAAATTTATCAAACCTATCATAACCGCAAAGGCACTTGATAAGAGTTGATTTACCAGCTCCGTTATCGCCTAAAAGAGCGATTGTCTCGCCCTTTTTTAGGTTAAAATTTATGCCTTTTAAAATTTTGGTATTTCCAAAACTTTTAAAAGCGTTTTTAAGCTCTATCGCGTTATCTGATGCCATTTTTTACTAAAGGCTCGATAAGAGCGATATTTTTAGAGGTTATAAATCCACCTCCCGTATCAACCTTAAATCCTGAAAATCCGTATTTTTTGCTCATTACGATTTGTACGATGCTAAAATATCCTTGAAAAAACGGCTGAGCGTCGGCAACTAGGTCGATTGAGCCGTCTTTAATCCCTGCAATCGTGGCAGGAGAGAGCGAAAATCCTGCGATATTTAGCTTTTCTTTATCTAAATTTAGGCTTTTCATGAATTGCGGTGATTGCGCCGTTAGCGCACCGTGATCAAACACTACAAGCTTGGTATCGGGATGCTTTGCCATGTAAGCGCCAAATACGCTAAGTCCTAAGCTTGGGTCTTTGTTTATCTCAGGTGAAATTTCGATGTATTCTACCTTTAAACCTTTTTCTTTAAACACCTCAAGCATAGCCTTTGCTCTAAGACCTCTTACAGGCATGCTAAGCAGACCCCATACCATCACCTTTTCGCCGCTTTTCATATCAAATTTTTGCACAGCTTCGTGCGCCATAGCCTTGCCGCTTTCGTAGTTGTTGCTTCCCGTATAGCCAAATCCGCTTGACTTAAAGGCCTCTAGGCTTTTTGGAAGCTCGGTATCTATGCTTGTTACGTTTATGCCTTTTTCTATCGCATTTTTGATAAGCGGCTGATATAGCTCGTCTCCAGGATGACCCATCACTATGATGCCGTCAGGCGATGTTGCAACGGCGTTTTTGAAATTTTCAACCATCTTGTTTGGATCCCACTCGGAATACACCACCTTAAGATCGACATTTAGGTCTTTTGCCGCCATTTTTGCGCCGTTTGAGATAACGCTTGAGAAGTTATCGCCGATACTTCCCGCTTCAAAATAAACTTTAAGCTTATCGCTTGCCGTAACCGAGCCTGCAAGCAGTAAGCAACTTAGTAAAATGCTCTTAAATTTCATATTTTCTCCTTAAATTTTGTTTATAAAAGCTCTATAAAAGCCTCTAGTCTTGTACGTATTTGTCCGCTGTCTTGCCTTGAATAATCAGTCTCTAAACTCATATAATTCGCACCCGCCTCCTTACTAGCTTCTCTTATTTTATTTGTCTCTATAGCGTATGTATGACACCCGCTTAAAACTATATCTATGACGCCGTCTGCGCTGTATTCTTTGATAAATTCCTTGATGATTTGCGCTCTTTTGTCGTTTTTATACATCACCGAACATGGAATTTCAAGATATCTTTTAGCGATATTTTCTATCAAATTTCCTTTTTCTTCGACCAAATTTCGGTAATTTTTCGTTCCGACGCAGTTTTCAAAAGCGACCACGTCAGCACCTAAATTTTCTATCTGTTTTATTATTTTTTCATACACTCCGCCGCTTGGACAGCCGGTTATGATTATACGCTTTTTATCTGAAAGTTTAGCTTCTAAATTTTGTTTAGTCGCCTCTATGAAGGCTTTGAGAGTTTTTATCTTCTCTTTTTTATCGTAAATAAATTCGCTTGCAAATAGTATCTCGTGAAGTTCGCTACCTTTAATAGGGCTTGGGATGGCCTTGTTTAGCTCCATCAGCTCACACATCAGCTCGCGCTCCTCGTTGTGGATTTTTACCGCTTCAAAGAGCTTTTCTTGGGTTATCTTAGCTTTGAATTTCTCTTGTAAAAACTCCTTAAAGCTTATTAGCTCGTCCTTCCAAAGAGCTAGCGAGCGCTTATTTGTCATATTTGGAAGCTCTAAAATATACACCGGCTTGTGGTTTGCAAGCAGTTCATACATCTTCTTTTTGCCGTCGCAAGTAGTCTCTCCTATGATGATATCGCTTGCGTTCATATAAGGGCATTTTTTGCTAACCGCATATCCGTAGCTTGCTTTTATAAGCGGACAGAGATTTCTTGGAAGCTCTTTATGCGCGATATTTATAGGGCTTTCGTCATTTGCACAAAGACTGACGGCAACTCCGCCTGCAGCGTATATCAGCTCTTTTGGCGAATATGTACAAAACGTGCCTACTATAGGCTTGCCCTCAGCTTTTAAATTTTGCAGTTCAAAGGAGTTGCGTTTTTTAAGTTTTTCAAAATCCATTCTCATGATTTTTCCTTTTTAAGTCCGATCAGGCTAGCTCCCATCGCTCCGCAAAATATCGCATTTTCATCGGTAAAAACTTCTCTTTGCAAGTGATTTGCGAGCAAATTTTTAAAAAGACTTACCCTGCTAAGCCCGCCGCTTAAAAAGTAAATTTCACTCTCCAGCCTTTTGGTTAAGGAGGCTACCTTTTGAGCGGACGAATCAATGATACCGTAAGCGATTTGCGTTTTATCTACGCCGTTTGCCATTAGCGAGATTATTTCTGATTCGGCAAATACGGTGCAAGTGGAGCTTAGTTTGATATTTAAATTTTTCTTTGCGGTGGAGTAAACCTCGTTTATATCAAGCCCGAGACGATTTGCCATAACTTCGATGAATTTGCCCGTTCCTGCAGAGCATTTATCATTCATTATAAAGTCTTCGGGCCTGTTTGCTACGATTTTGATAGCCTTTGTGTCTTGTCCGCCTACGTCGATTACCGTGCAATCTTTCGGGAATAAAAAATTCGCTCCCAATGCGTGACATAAAATTTCAGTCGTAGTAAAATTTGCGTATTTAACGCTTACTCTGCCGTATCCGGTTGCGGTTATAAAGCTTGGGAAGTAGTTTTTCTCTTTTAAAATTTCATAAATTTCATC is a window of Campylobacter sp. CCUG 57310 DNA encoding:
- a CDS encoding acyl-CoA dehydratase activase, whose translation is MYLIGIDIGSTSTKVAVFNKNYQKFTELFLRPTGFSGVKIADEIYEILKEKNYFPSFITATGYGRVSVKYANFTTTEILCHALGANFLFPKDCTVIDVGGQDTKAIKIVANRPEDFIMNDKCSAGTGKFIEVMANRLGLDINEVYSTAKKNLNIKLSSTCTVFAESEIISLMANGVDKTQIAYGIIDSSAQKVASLTKRLESEIYFLSGGLSRVSLFKNLLANHLQREVFTDENAIFCGAMGASLIGLKKEKS
- a CDS encoding double-cubane-cluster-containing anaerobic reductase, producing the protein MRMDFEKLKKRNSFELQNLKAEGKPIVGTFCTYSPKELIYAAGGVAVSLCANDESPINIAHKELPRNLCPLIKASYGYAVSKKCPYMNASDIIIGETTCDGKKKMYELLANHKPVYILELPNMTNKRSLALWKDELISFKEFLQEKFKAKITQEKLFEAVKIHNEERELMCELMELNKAIPSPIKGSELHEILFASEFIYDKKEKIKTLKAFIEATKQNLEAKLSDKKRIIITGCPSGGVYEKIIKQIENLGADVVAFENCVGTKNYRNLVEEKGNLIENIAKRYLEIPCSVMYKNDKRAQIIKEFIKEYSADGVIDIVLSGCHTYAIETNKIREASKEAGANYMSLETDYSRQDSGQIRTRLEAFIELL
- a CDS encoding substrate-binding domain-containing protein, whose amino-acid sequence is MKFKSILLSCLLLAGSVTASDKLKVYFEAGSIGDNFSSVISNGAKMAAKDLNVDLKVVYSEWDPNKMVENFKNAVATSPDGIIVMGHPGDELYQPLIKNAIEKGINVTSIDTELPKSLEAFKSSGFGYTGSNNYESGKAMAHEAVQKFDMKSGEKVMVWGLLSMPVRGLRAKAMLEVFKEKGLKVEYIEISPEINKDPSLGLSVFGAYMAKHPDTKLVVFDHGALTAQSPQFMKSLNLDKEKLNIAGFSLSPATIAGIKDGSIDLVADAQPFFQGYFSIVQIVMSKKYGFSGFKVDTGGGFITSKNIALIEPLVKNGIR